A region of Gracilinanus agilis isolate LMUSP501 chromosome 3, AgileGrace, whole genome shotgun sequence DNA encodes the following proteins:
- the COLCA2 gene encoding colorectal cancer-associated protein 2: MTLFLIWQLSRSSSVQFSEAVSPSSAAPHFEPEPISSAPTYFQPQQFSSCVSCEENSNCLDQIFDSYLPPETLLDHSLSSTQDVPPCFPDGFQATPFCFNQSLVPGSPSDSSTLSSPLEYSYSPPQQPSLAPVTYSCSSSLDTRNCGYPSEEYSYHHFHSHLQYSRCTSSSSSSICYCTSCETEHLDTIKVSEYFSYPDTDCIDYSHSLPTAVADDFYRREADCDICYS; this comes from the exons atGACTCTATTCTTGATTTGGCAGTTGTCCCGGAGCAGCAGCGTCCAGTTTTCAGAAGCCGTCTCACCTTCTTCTGCAG ctCCACATTTTGAGCCAGAGCCTATTTCTTCTGCTCCCACCTATTTTCAGCCCCAACAATTTTCCAGTTGTGTGTCCTGCGAAGAAAACTCCAACTGCCTAGACCAGATCTTTGATTCCTACCTTCCACCAGAGACCCTCCTGGACCACTCACTCAGCTCCACGCAAGATGTCCCACCATGTTTCCCAGACGGCTTTCAGGCCACCCCATTCTGCTTTAACCAGAGCCTG GTACCGGGATCACCTTCAGATTCATCAACTCTGTCCAGCCCTTTGGAATACAGTTACTCCCCACCTCAGCAGCCTTCACTGGCTCCAGTGACTTACAGCTGTTCCTCCTCCCTGGACACCAGGAACTGTGGGTATCCCTCAGAAGAGTATTCTTATCATCATTTCCACTCTCACCTCCAATACAGCCGTtgcacctcctcctcctcttcctccatttgTTACTGCACATCATGTGAGACAGAGCACTTGGATACCATCAAAGTTTCAGAGTATTTCTCATATCCAGATACAGACTGTATAGACTATTCCCATTCCCTGCCAACAGCTGTGGCTGATGACTTCTATAGAAGGGAAGCAGATTGTGACATCTGCTACAGTTAG